From Streptomyces sp. TLI_235, a single genomic window includes:
- a CDS encoding cell wall-associated NlpC family hydrolase, giving the protein MPRYSAEQIYGFARLAGFAPDQAATMTAVALAESGGDSRAHNAVGEDSRGLWQINARAHPDLAARYDLYDPEANARAAFEVSHQGADVSPWTTTHHSLAARYLRFRDEAEAAAVAHGDGAGRGMWTGTTGYGDHRGAAAAPPGAPEVESGADTEIRAGTDHTAATPPTPAAPTPAAPTSARLGAEYGIPLDQGGATPAGRAYGLPVQGEEVASPPVDAAPAHPDAGGDRLSRFVDAALAQNGDRYVYGAEADLDDPNPSAFDCSELVQWAAHRAGLDITDGAVWQYRQVHEAGTTMSVEEALHTRGALLFSFNSDPLTGEPGHQHVAISLGDGHTIEAHGSATGVGIFEASAKRFNYAAMPPGTTPPGAAGSGPDHAPSTVPADPPPADAAHPAPEQPAAGADGHAYSAGPAAPDDFADRLAVDPDQLDRQTLAASLEYLGPTDPLPPPDPEPLPPPPVDHLTADHFADHTAHWDTYGVEIVAAHDPGTDGGHDATHHGY; this is encoded by the coding sequence ATGCCTCGATACTCGGCGGAGCAGATCTACGGATTCGCCCGGCTGGCGGGCTTCGCGCCCGACCAGGCGGCGACCATGACGGCCGTCGCGCTCGCGGAGTCGGGCGGGGACAGCCGGGCGCACAACGCGGTCGGCGAGGACAGCCGGGGGCTGTGGCAGATCAACGCCCGGGCCCACCCGGACCTGGCCGCGCGCTACGACCTGTACGACCCGGAGGCCAACGCCCGGGCCGCGTTCGAGGTCTCCCACCAGGGTGCCGACGTCTCCCCGTGGACCACCACCCACCACAGCCTCGCCGCCCGCTACCTGCGTTTCCGGGACGAGGCCGAGGCCGCGGCGGTCGCCCACGGCGACGGCGCCGGGCGCGGCATGTGGACCGGCACCACGGGCTACGGCGACCACCGCGGCGCGGCAGCGGCCCCACCAGGAGCACCCGAGGTCGAGTCCGGTGCGGACACCGAGATCCGGGCCGGGACCGACCACACCGCGGCCACCCCGCCGACCCCAGCCGCGCCCACCCCCGCCGCGCCGACCTCCGCCCGGTTGGGCGCCGAGTACGGCATCCCGCTGGACCAGGGCGGCGCGACCCCGGCCGGCCGGGCCTACGGACTGCCGGTGCAGGGCGAGGAGGTCGCGAGCCCGCCCGTCGACGCCGCCCCGGCCCACCCGGACGCCGGCGGCGACCGGCTGTCCCGGTTCGTCGACGCCGCGCTCGCCCAGAACGGCGACCGCTACGTCTACGGCGCCGAGGCCGACCTCGACGACCCGAACCCCAGCGCCTTCGACTGCTCCGAACTCGTGCAGTGGGCCGCCCACCGGGCCGGTCTCGACATCACCGACGGCGCGGTGTGGCAGTACCGGCAGGTGCACGAGGCGGGCACCACCATGTCGGTCGAGGAAGCGCTGCACACCCGCGGCGCCCTGCTGTTCAGCTTCAACAGCGACCCGCTGACCGGCGAGCCCGGCCACCAGCACGTCGCGATCAGCCTCGGCGACGGGCACACCATCGAGGCGCACGGCAGCGCCACCGGTGTGGGCATCTTCGAGGCCAGCGCCAAGCGCTTCAACTACGCCGCGATGCCGCCCGGCACCACCCCGCCCGGCGCGGCCGGATCCGGCCCGGACCATGCCCCCTCGACGGTACCGGCCGACCCGCCGCCGGCCGACGCCGCGCACCCGGCGCCCGAGCAGCCCGCAGCAGGTGCCGACGGTCACGCGTACAGCGCGGGGCCCGCCGCGCCGGACGACTTCGCGGACCGGCTGGCCGTCGACCCCGACCAGCTGGACCGGCAGACCCTGGCGGCGAGCCTCGAGTACCTGGGCCCCACCGACCCCCTCCCGCCGCCCGATCCGGAGCCGCTGCCACCGCCGCCCGTCGACCACCTGACGGCGGATCACTTCGCGGACCACACGGCGCACTGGGACACCTACGGAGTGGAGATCGTAGCGGCCCACGACCCCGGGACGGACGGCGGCCATGACGCGACTCACCACGGGTACTGA